GGCCGTGGCTTCTGTTTGCGGGAAGCTTGCTCTCGACTTCCACTCTcaggcgcctctctcccgtctttctctcgtcttggTGGATTGGTTGTCGCCTCTTCCTgggtcttcttcgccgtcttgtTTTgcttcagaagaagaggacggaggTGCGCAGAGTCGCGATCCAGaccgcggagaagaggagcagagtcGCGATCcagaacgcgaggaagagagaccgTCTGAAGGCTCTCCTCGAACTGAGAAGACCGGCGATGCGTGCAGAggccagagaggagaagcttCACCTTCTGTCGCgcgccttccctcttctcttctgtcgcttcttcatGCCATCTGGACCAACTGCTTTCTTGGGAGTTGTCAcgcagaagcgacgagagctTCTCTAGCTGGGGACAGAAACGCGTCGACACTCCTGCCGTCTTCCCctttgtcgtcttcttcggcttccgAAGTCTTCTCGCGGAGATCGAAGCTGTCCGTCTCTcgccctccttctctgtgcgaaggcgttcttcttctaccTTGCAGTCTGTTGCTGCTTCTCGGAATTCTGCGAGTCGCGCCTTTGCTGCTGATGGCCTTCTCCaacgcgcttcttctccactgtcAGTTTCGCGCCCTGTTGGAGTCCGCAACTGCGTTTGTGCCTTCTGTCTTGACGTTCGTCTTCAACTTTCTGCTCTCGGGGTGCTTCTCGGTCGTGGTTTTCGGAGAAGCTGTCTCTCTACGCTGGCTAGCTGGAGCAGGGGCGATGCTCACCGGCGTCGGCCTCTTGATGCGTGCAACCGCAGACGAGGGAACGCgaaaggcgggagagaagaaggtgcgAAAGATCGACTGAATCCTCGCTCTGGGCAGCCTCCTCTGTGCATTCCTCGATTTGTTCCCTGCGGCTGTCTGGAGAGGAACGGCAAGCAGGCTGAGGGCCAGAGGAACAGGCAGACGGACAGAGACGAGCGCGCgcggaaagagcagagagaacgacgcggaggggagaagggaaCAGGAAcgatcgagaagaaagaagacgcattTCGCGGAACAGAGAGTAGGGAGAGATACACGCAAGAAccacggagaagaacgctACCGCGTGTTTGGActggagaagggaagacCAGTCTCCAGCTCTAGAAAGAAGCCGTAGACAACGGACACTGGAAGAGACGACCGCGACTTTTCTGTCAAGTGCGTCTCCCGTTTCTAAGTCGCACCCTTCTCTGACTTCCTTCCTCACATTCCCTCATGATGTCGGACGGCCGAGGCGAAGCGTTGGACGCGGAGGCTGTGAGGAAGGATGAGGTCCCCACATCGGAGACTCACGAcgcgtctccctccttcaCTGAAGTcgatggaggagagagagagaaaggccgAACCGCAACGAGTACCGCCAATGCGCTTTCTCCCCTGGCAGCggcctcttctgctcccgACAACTGCGCAACTGACGGGTCAGTGGCACCGCGTATGGAAGCATCGTGCGCACATGggcgtggagaagaaactcgagagatctcttcagaagaaagcgagatgAAGGAAGACATCAACGGGGACAGGAGCGCTCTCTCCCAGAAGGATGCATACAGTGAAAATGGCAGTGAGCACGAGAGTGAGGATGCCGAAGACGATGGAGACTTGAAGCAGAAGGGCCTTGTGCTTTTTGAAAAACGAGACTTTGAGGGAGCAATCGATTGTTGGAAGCGCGGGCTGCGAGCGGTGAACTTTGTGCTGTCTAAAGACATCGGGGACGCCGAAAAAACAAGGGAATTTGAGAAGGTAAGGATAGAGAAATCAAAACACATCATGGGTCAGAGGGGCGCTCATGATGAACAGGCCTGAACGGTCTAGACTGTCGATGGAATGCGAAGAAGGAATCCATGTCGCGAGCTGCGTTGTCTCACTGTCGCTACACCGGGGGCGATCGCCCGAGATAGACAAGTTGGTCCAGTTCCACCGTCGCGACAGAGCGCGAGGGGAGGGCAAGGGAGAAGCTTTTTTGAGTCAGTTTCAACGCAGCGTCACGTAGGAGAAACTACCTCTCAGGTGCGGTATGAAATGGCGTTACGATCCGCTTGACGGCTTCTGAGCTACTGTTGGATCGTGAATGTTTCTATTTACCGAAGACAAGTTTTGCCGTGCGGCCGAGCCTAGTAAAGATGTGTGATGCGGGGCGCGCGCTTCCCTGTTTTCCATCCGCAGACGAAACGCAGTCGTGTGGGACGGCGtctgtccttcctctcctttctttgaGGTTTTCTGCTACAGAGGGTGGACTGTCGATCTTTTTTTCGGGCGTCTTTAAAGGAACAGAGCGTTGCAAAGCACCCTAGACCCTGCCGGTGTCGAGCACCGAACAAGCTCGAGAGAACAGACTCGTCAGTTGAGACGCGGCAGTCAACAGAGGAATCAAATTCGAACGTTCACTGAATATTCGACTGAGCTCCTTTCCACATGAAGAAAACGGTACACATACAGAAACTCTTGAAATGTCCACACACTCGGCGTGAGGGCCGCTGGACGCGTTTTTGAACAGTGCCGCGTCCacgtcttgttctctctgcgcgttTCCAGATGAAACTGTCTTACCTTCTGAATTTGTCGCTCGGCTCTCTAAAAGCGGAGCAATTCGGTGCGTGCGTCCGCTACTGCGACGATGTCCTCGACACCGATCCCTTCCACCTCAAGGCTCTGTTTCGCAAAGCCCAGGTGAGGCAGTGTGCAGACACTGCGCGGTCTCCCCCACGACAGCCATCTCCGCAGGACTTGTTCGTGGAAGGTATTTTCACGTATTCAAAGTTTTCTCGGCAAACCTTCGGAAGCCTGTCGACTAGAAAGTTCTTCGAGAACAAGTTTCCCAAAACAGTTCTCATCTCTACGAGTCATTTTGTTATCCGCCAGTGTATGCaaacaaacatatatatatatatatatttgtaacTGTGTGTTCTTATGCGTCTTTTCAAATGTGCGTTGTGTTTGGTGGCATTTTCAGCATCCCTGAGACCTCCTAGTGTCTTTCCTGGTAGCTTGTTTCATCCAAACCAAGGCTGAGTGTCCGTCAcatttttctctccctttcctgcatgcgcaccaGATCCCCGTTGTTTCTTTTGTCAGGCTTTGCACAGTTTGGGTCGTTTAGAGGATTCGCTGGCCATGGTGGAGAGTCTGTTGGACGCGCATCCGAACAATCCggctgcggtgtctctggAGCAGAAGCTGAAGCGTGAACTGCACGCGTACCGGAAGAAGGAGCGTCAGATGGCGAAGGTGATGCTCGAGAGTATGGATGCAGATCCGCGTTCAAACAGTGTCCCCCAGGCAGCCGGGTCAGTTGAAAAGAAAGGTTTTTTCAATAGGGTGAAGTCAGCTTTTGGATTTTCCAAAGAGGCCTCTTCGCCAGGGACGAGCCCGCAAGCGTCCTCTTCAGGGGCCTCTGCGTCACCTTCGCCCTTTCTGCCTTTCAGCGCCTTTCCGAGTTCGTCTGTAGCGGATGCTGTGCGTCAATTTGAAGGCGGAAATGCCGATAATCCTTTCGCGTCGCTCTTTGAGTGTCGCTCGCCCTTCGGGGCGGGAGGCCCTCAAGACCCGCAGAGGTTATCGCAGGACATGCGGGACCTGCAGCGACTCATGGAGTTGAATCAGCGCCTGATGCAGAGCGGAGACGACGCTGGATTTTTCGAGAAAGTTCGCCTGGCCTGGGCCTTTTGCTGCTTCGCCGGTCGCGCCCTCTTCGACCGTGGAtgggctgcatgcaagcgcaggtgtacagacacctgcaGCAGGCGGAAGCGACCCGCCGAGCCATACTTCACAGTTTCCCCCCTAGGTCCCAAGGCTGCAGCTTCGCAGGTGCCCGCAGCGGGGTACGGCGTTCGTGACGCTTTCGCGGGAGAATCTTCTcgtggaaagaagacagaggaaaacacaGCGAGTGCGTCTCCAGCATGCGGGCAGGAATCCCAGGTTCCCCGATTTGAAGAAGTGGATGACGGAGCGAGAGTGGCGGAGTCAGCGATAACAGGCGCAGCGGAAGGGATTGGAAAAGAAGGCGGGAAAGGCAGTGGAAAGAGTGTTGCGCGGCGACGTCGTCGGCACCTCtagggtggagagagaagtcctGGGTGAAAGGCGGTTGAATTTTTCGGGAGTGTTCATGTCTTGATGGAGATTCGAGGAATCTCCGAACACGCGGCAGGAGTCTTCCTTTTTTGACACGTTACGGAACATAGACATGCGGACGGCTTTGCATCGCCGTCCAGCGACTTGAAAGCACAGTTGTGCTATTCGAAAGTTCAGAAGACGACGATTCGCTGTTCTGATTATTGATACTTCAGTCTTTTTCCACTGCTTTATCCCGTGTCTCCTGAGCCACGGCGTTTCCGCAAGGCGTGGCGCGTCCACGGTTCTGTCAAAGCGTCGCTTTCCACCGGAGCTTCACTTTCGGATGACCTTTCCTGTTGTCAAAAAGACACTGTGGCTGCGTCGAGCACCCGCAGCCTTCCGGGGAATTCGCGCTTCAGTGATTTGGCCGTTGTTTTTTAGagcgtcgtctctcctgttAGCGACAGAAGTCTTACATACACTTCACCTGGTAGCCGTTTGCCTTATCGTGTTCGGAGGCTCTGCGACAATCGGCTTCTCCAGCCTCGGGGATAGTACCAAAAAGCTcacttttcctttttctggcAAGATGAAAAGGTCGAAAAAAGCGGCCAAACTACGAGTAAGGAGGGGAACAGAATCGAGAGGCACGCGTGCGTTCTACTACGGTTCCGCCCTCCCTCAGCGACGGGATCTTTCTCCCGCTCACTTCTTGGCCAAGGATTTTCAAAGAGGAGTGACCTTAAAATTCGCAAAGCATTTGCAGAAAAGTATGAAGAAAACACTGGCTCCCATCTTGTGTCGCGAAGGCAGCGCATACAGCAGGGGATTTGCTGGTCTCGGTGAATgctcgagaaaaaagtccTACTGAGGTGCAGATCTGAGAAAGCCTCGACCCCGTCAGTTATTTGAACGTGGTACCGCGCAAAAAAAGGAACTTGACATTACTAGATTTATACAAGGAAGGAAACCTCACGTGTCTAGATCGACGGGTACAGATTAACACACCTAACGATGAGTTAGGAAATTCATGCTGAAAGCAGGATCAGCTGTTGCGCCATTGACTGCCCCGACCTGGAGTGAATTGTTTATTTCTGTCACTGCAGAAAGCTGTTCTGTTGAAGTGAATTGGTGCAGCGCAAACTTAAAGCATTCAGCCAGGAGAGTCTCGTGCATGCGAAGCAACGgcttccatcttcttctgtgtaTCTGCTTTCCTGTTAACAACTGCTGAGGAAGATAAGCAGTCCTCAGGGATCCGCTCGACAAAAACAAATACTTAGAAAGGGGTGCCCAATTCAGGATAGGACTACTCCGAGAATCCTGGAAAAAAGTCACCAAATATCTTAGCAAGAAATTCGTACGCGGCAACTCTTGAGCAACGCGCAATGAAAACGAATTACACTTGAAGTCGCCCAACACTTGCAAACT
This window of the Toxoplasma gondii ME49 chromosome VI, whole genome shotgun sequence genome carries:
- a CDS encoding hypothetical protein (encoded by transcript TGME49_243420~Signal peptide predicted by SignalP 2.0 HMM (probability 0.639) with cleavage site probability 0.153 at residue 61~Predicted trans-membrane domain (TMHMM2.0):20-43:46-69) — encoded protein: MTFPVVKKTLWLRRAPAAFRGIRASVIWPLFFRASSLLLATEVLHTLHLVAVCLIVFGGSATIGFSSLGDSTKKLTFPFSGKMKRSKKAAKLRVRRGTESRGTRAFYYGSALPQRRDLSPAHFLAKDFQRGVTLKFAKHLQKSMKKTLAPILCREGSAYSRGFAGLGECSRKKSY
- a CDS encoding tetratricopeptide repeat-containing protein (encoded by transcript TGME49_243410), which encodes MSDGRGEALDAEAVRKDEVPTSETHDASPSFTEVDGGEREKGRTATSTANALSPLAAASSAPDNCATDGSVAPRMEASCAHGRGEETREISSEESEMKEDINGDRSALSQKDAYSENGSEHESEDAEDDGDLKQKGLVLFEKRDFEGAIDCWKRGLRAVNFVLSKDIGDAEKTREFEKMKLSYLLNLSLGSLKAEQFGACVRYCDDVLDTDPFHLKALFRKAQALHSLGRLEDSLAMVESLLDAHPNNPAAVSLEQKLKRELHAYRKKERQMAKVMLESMDADPRSNSVPQAAGSVEKKGFFNRVKSAFGFSKEASSPGTSPQASSSGASASPSPFLPFSAFPSSSVADAVRQFEGGNADNPFASLFECRSPFGAGGPQDPQRLSQDMRDLQRLMELNQRLMQSGDDAGFFEKVRLAWAFCCFAGRALFDRGWAACKRRCTDTCSRRKRPAEPYFTVSPLGPKAAASQVPAAGYGVRDAFAGESSRGKKTEENTASASPACGQESQVPRFEEVDDGARVAESAITGAAEGIGKEGGKGSGKSVARRRRRHL